A portion of the Punica granatum isolate Tunisia-2019 chromosome 7, ASM765513v2, whole genome shotgun sequence genome contains these proteins:
- the LOC116213312 gene encoding transcription factor MYB41-like, which produces MSRTMVNNSKNVGKDALHHHRGHHQRQAGTSPSCASSEKTASNDGLKKGPWTADEDQKLIDYIKKHGHGRWRTLPKNAGLKRCGKSCRLRWTNYLRPDIKRGRFSSEEEEAIIQLHSILGNKWSAIAARLPGRTDNEIKNYWNTHIKKRLLRMGIDPVTHAPRLDVLELSSILSSSLYNYTHYPNIPNLLGLIGSSSLNQNKDFLEIAKQLVISQNISREGPPNYIEPPLAHHLQNQNQDQHLSANPISIGDQYYSLPSSSWDNSYGGFGFDQNLMNSSLLGADQGSFDIGNDSNGYVGLVQSLIDPNSNFQDENVNIKEVQRLGVAGSSHSSPMSNNSGCTFNSSSTTTRTRTYGASGTCNNEDERDTYGSNSSMYDIINHVSSYVNSIM; this is translated from the exons ATGTCTCGGACTATGGTGAACAACTCGAAAAATGTTGGAAAGGATgctcttcatcatcatcgtgGTCATCATCAACGACAAGCTGGTACTTCTCCTTCTTGTGCTTCTTCAGAAAAAACCGCTAGTAATGATGGTCTCAAGAAGGGTCCTTGGACAGCCGACGAAGACCAGAAGCTGATCGATTATATCAAGAAACACGGGCATGGCAGATGGCGAACCCTTCCCAAAAATGCCG GCTTGAAAAGGTGCGGAAAGAGCTGCCGACTTCGCTGGACAAACTACCTGAGACCGGACATCAAGAGGGGCAGGTTCTCATctgaagaagaggaggccaTAATTCAGTTGCATAGCATTCTGGGTAACAA GTGGTCTGCTATCGCGGCTCGACTGCCGGGGAGGACCGACAACGAAATCAAGAACTACTGGAACACCCACATCAAGAAGAGACTGCTGCGGATGGGAATCGACCCTGTGACTCATGCCCCACGGCTCGATGTTCTCGAGCTGTCCTCGATCCTCTCCTCATCCCTCTACAACTACACTCATTATCCAAACATCCCGAATTTGCTAGGGTTAATAGGATCCTCATCACTAAACCAAAACAAAGACTTCCTAGAAATAGCGAAGCAGCTCGTGATTTCGCAAAACATTTCTCGAGAAGGCCCACCAAACTATATCGAGCCCCCATTAGCGCATCATCTCCAAAACCAAAACCAGGACCAACATCTTTCTGCAAACCCGATTTCCATTGGTGACCAATATTACTCGCTTCCGAGCTCTTCGTGGGACAACAGTTATGGGGGCTTCGGCTTCGATCAGAATCTAATGAACAGCTCACTGTTAGGAGCTGATCAGGGTTCATTTGATATAGGAAACGACAGTAATGGATATGTCGGTTTGGTTCAATCGTTGATCGATCCCAATAGTAATTTTCAGGACGAGAATGTCAACATTAAGGAAGTACAGAGGTTGGGTGTAGCTGGCTCATCCCATTCTTCTCCCATGTCTAATAACTCGGGTTGCACCTTCAACTCATCTTCGACGACGACGAGGACGAGGACGTATGGAGCCAGTGGGACCTGCAATAACGAAGACGAGAGGGATACTTACGGAAGTAACAGCTCGATGTATGATATTATAAATCATGTCTCGTCATATGTCAACTCGATTATGTAA
- the LOC116212640 gene encoding diacylglycerol kinase 5-like isoform X1, with the protein MQRARRVYCRYGDRVGESVPGLHTFAGSAHGIVSSAQNTLSRSWEIVMGDKSEGICRDFYVPDYLLVPGSKPRRITHVPACPVIVFINSKSGGQLGGQLLLTYRSLLNKNQVFDLGESAPDKVLHQLYVTLEVLKSNGDDFAHEVQKKLRIIVAGGDGTASWLLGVISDLKLPRPPPVATVPLGTGNNLPFSFGWGKKNPGTDKQAVQLFLNQVKAAKEMKIDSWHLVMRVKAPKEGSCDPIAPLELPHSLHAFHRVSKSDRLNMEGYDTFRGGFWNYFSMGMDAQVSYAFHSERKLHPERFKNQLSNQSTYLKLGCTQGWFCASLFHPSSRNIAQLAKIKIMRRHGKWEDLLVPRSIRSIVCLNLPSFSGGLNPWGKPNPNKRRQRDLTPPYVDDGLIEIVGFRNAWHGLVLLSPNGHGTRLAQTNRVRFEFHKGAADHTFMRIDGEPWKQPLPVDDDTVTVEISHSGQVTMLATPSCQSRSVNDPSSPVSYSNDNDNSSGEEEFIDDWEEKRKFGAADTFKIPDGVDISYFS; encoded by the exons ATGCAGCGGGCGAGGCGGGTTTATTGTCGTTACGGTGATCGTGTAGGAGAGTCGGTACCGGGATTGCATACTTTCGCAGGCTCTGCTCACGGCATTGTGAGCTCTGCTCAAAATACGCTCTCAAGGAG TTGGGAAATTGTCATGGGAGACAAGTCGGAAGGCATTTGTCGGGACTTCTACGTACCCGATTACTTACTCGTTCCTGGATCTAAGCCCAGGAGGATTACCCATGTACCGGCATGTCCAGTCATAGTGTTCATCAACTCCAAGAGTGGTGGCCAGCTCGGAGGCCAGCTTCTCCTAACGTATCGCTCTCTTCTCAACAAAAATCAG GTATTCGATTTGGGTGAAAGTGCTCCTGATAAGGTGTTACACCAGCTTTATGTTACTTTAGAAGTGCTGAAGAGTAACGGAGATGACTTTGCCCATGAAGTTCAgaagaaattaagaataatt GTTGCTGGAGGGGATGGCACAGCAAGCTGGCTTCTCGGAGTGATTTCTGATCTCAAGCTACCTAGACCGCCTCCAGTCGCCACGGTGCCACTTGGAACTGGCAATAACCTCCCATTTTCATTTGGCTGG GGGAAGAAGAATCCTGGGACCGATAAGCAAGCTGTACAATTATTCTTGAACCAAGTGAAGGCCgcaaaggaaatgaaaattgacag CTGGCATTTGGTCATGAGAGTGAAAGCTCCGAAAGAAGGTTCATGTGATCCAATTGCACCTCTTGAGCTACCCCAttccttgcatgcatttcatcGTGTCTCCAAATCTGATAGACTGAACATG GAAGGTTACGACACCTTTCGAGGAGGATTTTGGAATTACTTTAGCATGG GTATGGATGCCCAAGTGTCCTATGCATTTCACTCAGAGCGGAAGCTGCATCCGGAGAGGTTCAAAAACCAGCTGTCTAATCAG AGCACTTACTTGAAGCTTGGATGCACTCAGGGATGGTTCTGCGCTTCTCTTTTTCATCCTTCTTCACG GAACATAGCACAGCTGGCAAAGATCAAAATTATGAGAAGACATGGCAAGTGGGAGGACCTTCTCGTTCCTCGCAG CATCAGGTCCATTGTTTGCCTCAATTTGCCTAGCTTTTCTGGTGGACTCAATCCTTGGGGAAAGCCCAACCCGAACAAAAGACGTCAA AGAGACTTGACTCCTCCATACGTTGATGATGGCCTTATCGAGATTGTTGGCTTTAGGAATGCTTGGCATGGTCTTGTTTTGCTGAGTCCGAATGGTCACGGTACTCGGCTGGCCCAG ACAAATAGAGTCCGCTTCGAGTTTCACAAGGGTGCAGCGGATCACACGTTCATGAGAATTGATGGGGAGCCATGGAAGCAGCCCCTACCAGTTGATGACGATACTGTCACGGTAGAGATTTCCCACTCAGGCCAAGTCACGATGCTTGCCACCCCATCATGCCAATCAAGGAGTGTAAATGACCCATCCTCTCCAGTCAGCTACTCCAATGACAATGATAACAGCAGTGGAGAGGAGGAATTCATAGATGACTGGGAGGAGAAGAGAAAGTTTGGTGCTGCCGATACTTTTAAGATACCGGATGGGGTTGATATCTCATACTTCAGCTAG
- the LOC116212640 gene encoding diacylglycerol kinase 5-like isoform X2 — protein MGDKSEGICRDFYVPDYLLVPGSKPRRITHVPACPVIVFINSKSGGQLGGQLLLTYRSLLNKNQVFDLGESAPDKVLHQLYVTLEVLKSNGDDFAHEVQKKLRIIVAGGDGTASWLLGVISDLKLPRPPPVATVPLGTGNNLPFSFGWGKKNPGTDKQAVQLFLNQVKAAKEMKIDSWHLVMRVKAPKEGSCDPIAPLELPHSLHAFHRVSKSDRLNMEGYDTFRGGFWNYFSMGMDAQVSYAFHSERKLHPERFKNQLSNQSTYLKLGCTQGWFCASLFHPSSRNIAQLAKIKIMRRHGKWEDLLVPRSIRSIVCLNLPSFSGGLNPWGKPNPNKRRQRDLTPPYVDDGLIEIVGFRNAWHGLVLLSPNGHGTRLAQTNRVRFEFHKGAADHTFMRIDGEPWKQPLPVDDDTVTVEISHSGQVTMLATPSCQSRSVNDPSSPVSYSNDNDNSSGEEEFIDDWEEKRKFGAADTFKIPDGVDISYFS, from the exons ATGGGAGACAAGTCGGAAGGCATTTGTCGGGACTTCTACGTACCCGATTACTTACTCGTTCCTGGATCTAAGCCCAGGAGGATTACCCATGTACCGGCATGTCCAGTCATAGTGTTCATCAACTCCAAGAGTGGTGGCCAGCTCGGAGGCCAGCTTCTCCTAACGTATCGCTCTCTTCTCAACAAAAATCAG GTATTCGATTTGGGTGAAAGTGCTCCTGATAAGGTGTTACACCAGCTTTATGTTACTTTAGAAGTGCTGAAGAGTAACGGAGATGACTTTGCCCATGAAGTTCAgaagaaattaagaataatt GTTGCTGGAGGGGATGGCACAGCAAGCTGGCTTCTCGGAGTGATTTCTGATCTCAAGCTACCTAGACCGCCTCCAGTCGCCACGGTGCCACTTGGAACTGGCAATAACCTCCCATTTTCATTTGGCTGG GGGAAGAAGAATCCTGGGACCGATAAGCAAGCTGTACAATTATTCTTGAACCAAGTGAAGGCCgcaaaggaaatgaaaattgacag CTGGCATTTGGTCATGAGAGTGAAAGCTCCGAAAGAAGGTTCATGTGATCCAATTGCACCTCTTGAGCTACCCCAttccttgcatgcatttcatcGTGTCTCCAAATCTGATAGACTGAACATG GAAGGTTACGACACCTTTCGAGGAGGATTTTGGAATTACTTTAGCATGG GTATGGATGCCCAAGTGTCCTATGCATTTCACTCAGAGCGGAAGCTGCATCCGGAGAGGTTCAAAAACCAGCTGTCTAATCAG AGCACTTACTTGAAGCTTGGATGCACTCAGGGATGGTTCTGCGCTTCTCTTTTTCATCCTTCTTCACG GAACATAGCACAGCTGGCAAAGATCAAAATTATGAGAAGACATGGCAAGTGGGAGGACCTTCTCGTTCCTCGCAG CATCAGGTCCATTGTTTGCCTCAATTTGCCTAGCTTTTCTGGTGGACTCAATCCTTGGGGAAAGCCCAACCCGAACAAAAGACGTCAA AGAGACTTGACTCCTCCATACGTTGATGATGGCCTTATCGAGATTGTTGGCTTTAGGAATGCTTGGCATGGTCTTGTTTTGCTGAGTCCGAATGGTCACGGTACTCGGCTGGCCCAG ACAAATAGAGTCCGCTTCGAGTTTCACAAGGGTGCAGCGGATCACACGTTCATGAGAATTGATGGGGAGCCATGGAAGCAGCCCCTACCAGTTGATGACGATACTGTCACGGTAGAGATTTCCCACTCAGGCCAAGTCACGATGCTTGCCACCCCATCATGCCAATCAAGGAGTGTAAATGACCCATCCTCTCCAGTCAGCTACTCCAATGACAATGATAACAGCAGTGGAGAGGAGGAATTCATAGATGACTGGGAGGAGAAGAGAAAGTTTGGTGCTGCCGATACTTTTAAGATACCGGATGGGGTTGATATCTCATACTTCAGCTAG